A single genomic interval of Edaphobacter bradus harbors:
- a CDS encoding TolC family protein, which produces MKRVETFAAGVLPLLWTAVALLGQSTTVALPNDPAMQSGQAPFTQGPIPPAAPAGNNTPTLLTRQDAEKIALANNPRIHISQLIAKIQHQVVRERRADELPTLSGNLTAVAANDASRLASGTLTASLLLQHAGMGVQLSQLITDFGHTANLVASTKLQEKARLADAEASRQDIVLATDAVFFAVIEAQETLKVAVQTVSARQALSDQVSALTASKLKSELDQSFAQVNLSQAKLLQLDAQNNLDAAKAGLSAVLGYDKLMNFELVDETGALPPLAPDIDILIAQAIQNRPDLQSLRFSEQAAMKFSKAQHEQLLPTISAFGVVGGTPVGSPQYFTTNWYGAVGGNLSIPIFNGFRLSAQASEASLQVQAASEQTRALREQIARDVRTAWLNANTAWQRVTVTGELLREANTALDLAKTRYGLGLSSIVELSQAELQQTEAAIGNANARSQYNFALSTINFQTGVQP; this is translated from the coding sequence ATGAAGAGAGTTGAAACATTCGCCGCGGGTGTTTTGCCTCTCTTATGGACCGCGGTCGCACTGCTTGGCCAGAGTACGACGGTCGCGTTGCCGAATGATCCGGCAATGCAGAGCGGTCAGGCACCGTTTACACAAGGTCCGATTCCACCTGCCGCCCCAGCGGGGAACAACACCCCCACTCTCTTGACCAGGCAAGACGCGGAGAAAATAGCGTTGGCCAACAATCCTCGTATTCACATCAGCCAGCTCATTGCAAAGATCCAACATCAGGTTGTCCGTGAACGCCGAGCTGACGAACTCCCTACTCTGAGCGGGAATCTCACAGCGGTAGCAGCCAACGACGCAAGCAGACTCGCCAGTGGAACGCTGACCGCTTCTCTTCTTCTCCAACACGCTGGAATGGGCGTCCAACTCAGCCAACTGATTACCGACTTTGGACATACTGCAAACCTTGTGGCGTCCACAAAGCTCCAGGAGAAGGCACGTCTGGCCGATGCCGAAGCCAGTCGCCAGGATATTGTTTTGGCAACGGATGCGGTCTTTTTTGCAGTCATCGAGGCACAAGAAACGCTGAAGGTCGCAGTACAGACGGTATCCGCGCGACAAGCTTTATCTGATCAGGTGAGCGCACTCACCGCTTCGAAGCTGAAGTCCGAACTTGATCAGAGTTTTGCCCAGGTAAATCTCTCTCAAGCGAAACTCCTGCAACTCGACGCCCAGAATAATCTCGACGCGGCCAAGGCAGGGCTTAGCGCGGTGCTTGGCTATGACAAGTTGATGAACTTCGAGCTCGTTGACGAAACTGGCGCACTTCCGCCGCTAGCACCGGATATAGACATTCTCATCGCACAAGCCATCCAGAACCGGCCCGATCTGCAATCGCTGAGGTTCAGTGAACAAGCAGCGATGAAGTTCAGCAAGGCGCAACACGAACAACTGCTGCCGACGATCAGCGCGTTCGGCGTCGTCGGGGGAACGCCTGTCGGTTCTCCGCAGTACTTCACGACAAACTGGTACGGCGCGGTCGGCGGTAATTTGAGTATTCCGATCTTCAATGGCTTTCGTCTCTCTGCCCAAGCCTCCGAGGCATCGCTGCAGGTACAAGCGGCTTCGGAGCAGACTCGCGCGTTGCGTGAGCAGATAGCTCGCGATGTGCGAACGGCGTGGCTCAATGCGAATACCGCATGGCAAAGGGTTACCGTGACCGGAGAACTACTCAGGGAGGCAAACACCGCGCTGGACCTTGCTAAGACACGCTACGGTCTCGGACTCAGCTCAATCGTTGAGTTGAGTCAGGCTGAACTCCAACAAACCGAAGCAGCAATCGGTAATGCAAATGCGAGGTCACAGTACAACTTCGCGCTTTCGACCATCAACTTCCAGACAGGAGTACAGCCGTGA
- a CDS encoding universal stress protein yields MTNVRKSSAIQFETVIFATDFSPASYNAGLYASAVSVHFGASLVVAHAFTLLQAALEVETEKSVPSQQRIDLSCELTLTAETLKAGRGTTETILLEGDPRRMIPVFAQRKAPALVVLGTHGRGSIDRFVLGSTSEGVLRHSSEPALTVGPNVNILRAGSLLVRRILYATDCSAEAAHAAPVAVALAEAFSADLDVLNVIRSGEVNYPEQIRRLQQHFYGAVEAIMPHSAGQLCEPHTFVSVGKPPTEILKHIGEHQIDLVILGLQRSTHLGMQNRTSGAFRIIAEASCPVITVASGTHANP; encoded by the coding sequence ATGACAAATGTCCGCAAGAGTTCGGCCATTCAGTTTGAAACAGTAATCTTCGCAACAGATTTTTCACCCGCATCCTATAACGCCGGTCTTTACGCTTCAGCAGTTTCGGTTCACTTCGGCGCCAGTCTCGTTGTTGCACACGCATTCACCCTCCTTCAGGCTGCGCTCGAAGTAGAGACAGAGAAGTCTGTTCCCAGCCAGCAGCGTATCGACCTAAGTTGTGAGTTGACGCTGACCGCTGAGACCTTGAAAGCTGGCCGTGGGACGACCGAGACTATCCTTCTTGAAGGGGATCCGCGACGCATGATTCCGGTTTTCGCGCAGCGGAAGGCTCCGGCGCTAGTGGTTTTGGGCACTCATGGACGAGGGTCCATTGATCGGTTTGTCCTGGGCTCCACTTCCGAAGGCGTGCTGCGGCATTCGAGTGAACCGGCACTGACGGTAGGCCCGAATGTGAATATCCTTCGGGCCGGCTCACTACTGGTTCGGCGCATCCTTTATGCCACGGACTGTTCAGCGGAAGCTGCTCACGCCGCCCCGGTTGCTGTCGCTCTTGCGGAAGCCTTCTCAGCTGACCTCGATGTCCTAAACGTCATTCGTTCGGGCGAGGTTAATTATCCCGAACAGATTCGTCGCTTACAACAACACTTCTACGGCGCTGTCGAAGCGATCATGCCGCACAGTGCAGGACAACTCTGCGAACCTCACACCTTTGTAAGTGTGGGAAAGCCCCCTACAGAAATACTGAAACATATTGGTGAGCATCAGATTGACTTGGTGATATTGGGACTTCAGAGAAGCACCCATCTGGGTATGCAGAACAGAACCTCCGGAGCATTCCGTATCATTGCCGAAGCAAGCTGCCCGGTCATCACCGTGGCCTCAGGTACGCATGCAAATCCTTAA
- a CDS encoding recombinase family protein, with protein MKTAALYMRVSSVDQHPETQLYDLRALAQQRGFRVVAEYTDKISGTKARRPGLGDLLRDARRGRFQVLLVWASDRIARSVRHFLEVLDELNHLGIEFVSFRENLDTGGPLGRAVVIIIGAIAELERNLIIERVRAGMRRARLEGRHIGRRPLDIDRAAVLRDRARGQSLTQIAKSFQISRATVSRLIKQGQQQAL; from the coding sequence ATGAAGACGGCGGCTCTTTATATGCGCGTATCCAGTGTCGATCAGCATCCTGAGACCCAGCTCTACGATCTCCGGGCCCTGGCGCAGCAACGGGGTTTTCGCGTCGTCGCTGAGTACACCGACAAGATCTCGGGAACTAAAGCGCGTAGGCCTGGTCTCGGTGATCTGTTGCGGGATGCCCGACGCGGCCGTTTCCAGGTGCTCCTGGTATGGGCCTCCGATCGGATCGCCAGGTCGGTTCGGCACTTCCTCGAGGTGCTGGATGAGCTCAACCATCTCGGCATCGAGTTCGTCAGCTTCCGCGAGAACCTGGATACCGGCGGCCCGCTGGGACGCGCTGTCGTCATCATCATCGGGGCTATCGCCGAACTGGAGCGGAACCTGATCATCGAACGGGTCCGGGCAGGCATGCGCCGGGCCCGGCTCGAAGGACGGCACATCGGACGACGGCCGCTTGATATCGATCGTGCTGCCGTTCTTCGAGACCGAGCCCGCGGGCAAAGTCTCACCCAGATCGCCAAGTCCTTCCAGATCTCGCGGGCTACCGTCAGCCGACTGATCAAACAGGGACAGCAACAAGCTCTCTAG